The Phaenicophaeus curvirostris isolate KB17595 chromosome 6, BPBGC_Pcur_1.0, whole genome shotgun sequence genome segment CCATTTACATTAGGATCcagatatttattttagattaaTCCAGATCTTCCATAGTAAAattataaatgtaaaaattacacaataaaatattctgttttgttgaaaaagaaaaaacatatcgGCTAGCAGCATGCAAAGACCATGCATTGTCATACCATcaagcaaacacaaaatgaaagtgTAATAAATAACTGCTCAAAGCCCACTTAAAAATCTTAAGACAACAAAAGGGGGTCCGTGACAAGGTGTTCACAGCTCTGAATAGGAAGAATGATGCTGTCAAGTAGATTGAGCCATTAACGTTCGGTCACTGTCAAATGACATGACAACAACTGGTTTGACTGGAGGTGCACAGCAGCCCCTCCTTTGGGTTCCGCTGAATATTCACAGATATCGTCTTTTCGCAGAGAGGTAGTTGTAGCACATTGTTTTTCAAGTTCCTGGTCTTTATCCGTTCCAATTCATTTGCTTTGTCTGACATTtggtcagaaaaaaattttaggtTGCCCAGCGATGAAGCCTGGTTTGAGCTTCCGCTGGAGCTTATACACATTTTCCATGTTGATTTCTCCTGTACTTTTACACTGGAAAAAGACAGATTGTTTTGAGGATCAATAATGTATTTAGTGCTGCCGTGGATCTGTGAGCCTAGGCAGAGGCTCATTAACTTCAGGCTTTCAACCAGATCCCCTGCGCTTCTAGATGATAACTGCATTGAGTTTCCAGATCCAGCGCATCTCCGAGTGGAACCTGAAGTGTTGTTGGTGCTGCCGCCAGAGCTACCAGAGGGACTCCCCCCACCTTTGTTGTTGTCACTTGGGCTCGTTTTGTCTACCCCTCCATTTCCGTTGCTTGGCTTGCTTtgtccacctccatctccttgGCTGCCGGGTGGCCCTTCGCTGCTATCCCGTCTATGCCAGGAGTAAGTAAATCCACTATCTTTGTCTAGGCGTCTCCTGCTTTCCGAGTCATCATCGCTTGTTTCTGAGCTACTGCAGCTAGAGCCCCGTCCCTGGCTTTTCCTCCTGTGATAGCGTTTATGCACGGTACTAGGTGAAGCGATGTTCATTTTTAACCTGCTGAGCTTCGGGGGTAAGTTCTCATCCATGTCAAACTCGTCATCTGACTCACCCTCCTCAAAGATTTGGTTGAGGACTGGTGCACTCTTTCTGGAAGTAAGACGGTTTGTGACCGAAGGCTTACGACGCAGAACAACTTGAGTAGAAAGCGAAATAGGTTTCTtatcttcttcatcctcctcttcatcttcttctACTCTGAACAAGCACTTCCGGCCACTTGTAGTGGGTTTTAAGCTCACTGACGGGACTGCTGAAAGTGCCGGTCCGGCTAATTCAGGgatctcttctttctttgctgaATCGCCGAGGGTCTTGCTTCTGTGGCCGTTGAGAACATTCTCAGCCGTACGAGCTGGTGACTGAGGAACGGTTGCATGGGAGAGAGGAGTAGCTGTAAGGTCATCCTCCAGATCCTGGGGGACATCAATCTTTGTTGGCCACGATTGCCTACAGAAGCAATTAGAATGGATGAAAGAAAAGTTAGGTCACGGTGAGCATTTCAGAAGATATAAGAGAATGTAAGATCTGCATGAGAGAAGCACAAGTGTTGCCTTACAAAGGGGCCTGCTGAGTCGAGTGTTTGTAAATAACAGAGGAGCCGGTAactgaggaaaaggaaacattctCAGAGAACGTGCATTCCTTTAGAAATAACAGGAATTCCTGTTATTTGAAAGGAACATCATGTACACAAAAGTATAGTTTAGAAATTACATCGGTTACTGTCAAATGAAATCTTAAGATTGCACTGCTCTCAGAAAATGAGTCAAGTAAtaaaaaactttaaataatTGTGTCTCAAAGAAAACAATCTGAAGTGGATACAGAACCATTAGTACTTGGAGGATGATATGAGCTGATTCAAGCACAACTTAAACGTGACAGTATTGCGAACTACTTTTAATCTGAggcttctgttatttttctcccaATATTCTTAATATAGAATTCTGGTTAGAATTAGCATGAGTGAGACTGAAAAGTCAAGTCAGAAGAAACATTCTCTCATTTTCAGTAAGTCTCACTCAGAACAAACTCTATTCTACAAAATCCCCTTTAAGCTCAAACACACATGAATTGAGATCACACATTTATGTGACCTTAGCTGAGCAACTGGAATAATACAGCTGCATGAATTCAGGACTCAAGCTGCTTAAGAATGTGATACTTGAATAAACTGTAAATCAGAGTTCATAATGCATGACTGTACTAGTGTTAGCTCAAATCAAAATGAAAGTAACACTTGTGTGCAAACCAGTTTTGCAGTCAGCAGCTGATGTCTTATCTCCTGTATCCAAGCTAGTATCTACtgatttgtattttactttaaatcCTGAAATATATTGTAATTTTCCCATAGTACACACAGACTATATTAAGAACAAAGGCTATCAAgtctttcctctctctgtcaGCATTTGGAAGTCTAATCCAAAAAGACCAAACACCTACATACCAACACCTTAAAGCTGGACTATTCTTCAGTTCCTTCACTCAGCATAAACCCCATATTTCTTGTGGAGACCATGAATTTTTTCTACCCTCTCAAAGTAAgttatctttaaaaatgtttgcaaatCACTTAACTTTACATCACTAAAATACTCTAGCATTGCATGAAAAGCTGTAGTAGAGACTTCTGTTCACATGTGGATAGCATATTACCAGACATTCCTAACCATATTTTGGTCTGCCAAATGAGAGGGCTTTGTGGCTTAGTAGCACAGTTTGGAAGCAAAGTCTAGGAGGAAAGCATGAGAGGAAGCAGAGTGTTCCCCACCAAGTGTGACTCCAGATATCTGCTTGGACAGTCTGCACATGAAAACAGAAGGATCACACCAGCTTCCTGATCTCTGCTGTGTTAAAAGGTCAAGCTGAAGAAACAAGGAAAGCTCAGGCACCACTTTGATATTCTTATTCTAAACATATCCTTCTGAAGTGTTTAAAGTTAATGGCAGTACCTGCAGTAGGACTGCATTTGCTCAAGGCTCCCTCTGTAATGGCTGGATAGAAAAGGATCTCGAAGCGTGAGATGCCTGTCTACACAGGGAACAACTGGCAGCTCTCCTTCCAACTGTATGAACTTAGAAGATACTTTCTTAAAGCCAGCAGTAAACTCATCCAGCCTGACTGCACACCTTGCTTTGAAGTGCTAGCTTCAGTTTTGCTTAACAAAGCAGTGATACAAAAACCCACCAGGATCCTCCCGCAGTGGGACCTGGCTGCCAGCACACCCGTGTCAGCCTGTGTAGGAAGAGCCACACAGGCTCCTCCCCATCTTGTTGGACACCAACTTGTTGGTCGCCTCCCACTGGTTTCTCTCcctgagcagctctgcctggagGCCACACAACCAGGACCCAAGCTCTCCAGACAAGAAGTGGAGCCTGGGCTGTGGTCCTCCTTGGTTTGACCCTGGCATCCCCCTGCCTCAGGCCCCAGCTGACTCCAGAAATGCTGGGAACCACTGACCTAATTTTCTGATGACTTGTGCTATGCTGGGTATTTTAAACACAAACAACTGTCTGGAATTAACAAATAGGACTTAAATAAATTACAAACGTAACTgcaaaagccacagaaaatgaAGATCTAAATCTTCCAAGAATTTACCAGGCTTTAAGAACAGACTGGTTTGtcagcaaaaaaaaggaagagctcTGTGGCTGTCACAATAAAGGGTAAATATAGTATCTAACAGTGCTGTAGTTTCCAGGCAATAAACCTCCTTACTACAGTATGTTTATCTCCCACAGCAGCCCATGTTTGCCTCcgttcccttcccctcctccccttatTCCCAGCAGGCCTGAGAGGACAGTGGGACAGAAGGGAAGCTTCAGGTTGCAAGTAAGTTA includes the following:
- the SNRK gene encoding SNF-related serine/threonine-protein kinase, whose product is MAGFKRGYDGKIAGLYDLDKTLGRGHFAVVKLARHVFTGEKVAVKVIDKTKLDTLATGHLFQEVRCMKLVQHPNIVRLYEVIDTQTKLYLILELGDGGDMFDYIMKHEEGLNEDLAKKYFAQIVHAISYCHKLHVVHRDLKPENVVFFEKQGLVKLTDFGFSNKFQPGKKLTTSCGSLAYSAPEILLGDEYDAPAVDIWSLGVILFMLVCGQPPFQEANDSETLTMIMDCKYTVPPHVSKECKDLITRMLQRDPKRRASLEEIENHAWLQGVDPSPATKYNIPLVSYKNLSEEEHNSIIQRMVLGDIADRDTIVEALETNKYNHITATYFLLAERILREKQEKEIQTRSASPSNIKAQFRQSWPTKIDVPQDLEDDLTATPLSHATVPQSPARTAENVLNGHRSKTLGDSAKKEEIPELAGPALSAVPSVSLKPTTSGRKCLFRVEEDEEEDEEDKKPISLSTQVVLRRKPSVTNRLTSRKSAPVLNQIFEEGESDDEFDMDENLPPKLSRLKMNIASPSTVHKRYHRRKSQGRGSSCSSSETSDDDSESRRRLDKDSGFTYSWHRRDSSEGPPGSQGDGGGQSKPSNGNGGVDKTSPSDNNKGGGSPSGSSGGSTNNTSGSTRRCAGSGNSMQLSSRSAGDLVESLKLMSLCLGSQIHGSTKYIIDPQNNLSFSSVKVQEKSTWKMCISSSGSSNQASSLGNLKFFSDQMSDKANELERIKTRNLKNNVLQLPLCEKTISVNIQRNPKEGLLCTSSQTSCCHVI